AGAAAGGCCATTTCTTTTTTCCCTGCTGGTTTGAGGGAAAGAAGGTTTATTGCACCCTGTTTACAAGCCACAATAAAACCCTCTTTATTTGCTTGCAGAACAATTCCTGGTTCTCCCTCCTGATTATAAGGTTCAATCGAGGTCAGGTGAACCGGGAAAGGGGTTTTAGTTTGATGATACGTGGTGAAAATACCTGGCCAGGGTTGATAGGCACGAAAACGGCGGAAGATCTCTTCTGCTGTTTGTGTGAAAAATGAGATTTTTCCATCTTCTCGTTTGATGATTTTCGTATAGGTGGCATGAGCTTCATTCTGAGGGATGCGTTTAGCCTTCCCTTCGGAAATCTGGGTTATCGCTTCGGTGAGAAGAATTGCTCCATCGAGAGCAAGTTTTTGAGAGAGTGTAGGATAGGTCTCATTGGGGAGAATGGGGACCTGAGATTGGAGAATAATATCCCCACAGTCTAAAGCTTCGCTTACGTATTGGATGGTATTGCCAGTGAAAGTATCCCCATGAAGGATAGCAGCCTGGATAGGGGATGCCCCTCGATAGCGGGGAAGTAGCGAGGCATGGAGATTGATAGCTCCCAATGGAGGCATCTGAAGGATTTCTTTTGGTAAAATTCTTCCGTACGATACTACTACAAAGAGATCTGCGTGAAAATTTGCAAGTTCTTCCAGAAAAGTCTGATCCCGCAGGCGAACGGGTTGGAGACAGGGTATCTTTTTTTCCTCTGCCCAGATTTTGAGAGGGGTTTTGTGAATCTCGTGCATCCCTCTCCCATAGGGTTTGTCAGGGTTGGTGACAACAGCCACGATCCATCCTTTCTCAAAGAGGGCTTTGAGAGCTGGCATGGAAAAATCTGAGCTTCCCCAGAAGACTATTTTCATAATGCCACATTCCCCAGTTTCTTGCGGTTTTCTTCAATGAGTTTTTCGATTTTCTCGGCATTTTTTTGGCGATCCTCTTCCGAGAGGTAATCGATGAAAAGTTTCCCGTTGAGATGGTCGATTTCATGCTGGAGAACACGGGCAAGAATCTCATCAGCCTCAATGATAAATGTTTTTCCCAGGAGGTTTTTGGATTTGACACGGATTTTGGACGGTCGATAGACGGTTCCCCATACTTCTGGGACAGACAGACAGCCCTCTTCGTACGGAACACTGTCCTTTGACATATAGATGATCTCCGGATTGATCAGAGTCATTTTTGTGGTTTGTCCGGATTTGGATAGATCAATGATAACAACGCGTTCAGAAATTCCTATCTGGGGAGCGGCAAGCCCGATTCCTTCTTCTTCAGCGAGTGCTGCCATCATATCAGTGACAATCTCATGGATGCGTGCGTCTATCTTCTTTATAGGGGCAGCCACCTGACGGAGAATAGGATTGCCATAGGTAATAACCTCTCGTTTTGCCATAAAAACCTCTCTATTCTATTGTAAAGCAAAAACGGAAAATTGGCAATTTATGGTCAAGGTTTTTGCTTCTTCTAAAGGAGATATTTGTCTTAGGCAAAACGAGAGACCACTTGTTTTCTGGAAACGGAGAAAAAGTTTTCTCAAATGTTTTGCCCGACCTGTTATCCAGTTTGAAACACGAGAAAACACAGAAAAAAACTTTTAAAATAAAAAAATCTCTTGAAAACCAAAAGGAAAGATACACCCTGGATTCAAAAATACATCAAGGGGTGCGTTTCTGGATACTTCTCTGGATAAACTTGAGAAGAGGCTTTTGCTGTTGATGGTGGCGATATCTTTTGAGGGGTTAAATGGGGGTATTTTCCTATCGAAAAAATTGTCGAAAAACACTTAATTTTTTCTTTGTAAAAAACGATATTGTTTAGGGACATGAGAAAACTTTGGATCTCTCTTTTGCTTTTTAGTATGATTCAGGGGATTGTCTTTGGGGAGGTAGTTGGCCGTAGTGTGCGTGGCCGAGAGATAAAGGCGTTTTCCTATGGCAAGGGTTCAGAAACCATTCTTTTTGTGGGTGGAATCCATGGAGATGAACCCCAGGGTGTTGAGATTTTGAATCGCTTTCGTAAAGTTGTGGCCAATAATCCATCCCTTGTCAGGGGTTTAAAGGTGGTTATTGTTCCCAATGCGAATCCGGATGGGTTCCGACGGCGAACCCGACAGAATGCTCATGGAGTAGACATTAATAGAAATTTTCCTACGCGTAGTTATGTGACCAATTACCAGAAAAAGGCTTATTATCCGGGGACAAGGGCAGGTAGTGAACCGGAAACAAAGGTATTGATGAAACTCATTCAACGTTTCAAGCCTTCTTTGGTGGTGACCATTCATGCTCAGCTCCACTGTATGATGGTCGAAGGAAATGTCTGGGATCTTGCGAAACGAATGCAGTACTACAACCATTATCCTGTGGTGAGTGAACTTGGTTATGAGACACCGGGATCGTTTGGGCAATACTGCGTCGAACGAGGTATACCAATGATTACTCTTGAAGTGCCCCGGCTTCCCCATGACGCACTCTGGGAGCAGAATCGCCGTGCTCTTCTTGAGGTTTTGCGGTATTCTCCTGGGCGATCGGAAAAGGAAAGACTTGCCCTGGAGAGTAAGAAAAAACCCACCTTGTTAGAAGCTCTTAAACGACAGGATTTCTACCTTCTTCGGGATCGGTATACCAATACGAATGATTGGCTCAAAAGTGATAGCGAAGGCAATACCGCTCTTCACCTGAGTATTACGCGGGGGGATACTTTCCTTGCCCTTTCCCTTATTGAGCAAAATATCCATCTCACCACTCCCAACAAGAGGGGATGGACACCTCTCTTTGAGGCGAGTTACGCGGGGCAGGTAGAGGTTGTTCGAGCCTTGTTACGCAAACAAGTTTCTCCAGATGAAAAAGACCCTCAGGGATGGACCCCTCTTATTCTTGCTGCCCAGCGTGGACATCGTGAAGTGGTGCGTATTCTTCTTGATGCAGGAGCCAGTGTAAATGCTCAGGATAGGTATGGGTATAGTGCCCTCATGGAGGCCGTAAGGTGCCAACATGGAGGAATTGTGAATGATTTACTGGCAAAGGGCGCTGATCCAAAACAGACAAACCGCTATGGATTAACAGCAAGTCGCCAGGCGATTCTGGCACGTTCTACGAACGCAGTGATCCTCCTGGGTGGAGGACAGTAGCTATTTGACCAGCCGTTCTTTCCAGAGAATACCTTTTCCAAGACCTGTTTTCACAAGAGAATACAATGCTGCCAGCAAGAGATTGAAAAAGACGAAAGGATACCCCACGATGGAAAGCCACGATTGTCGTCTGTCCAGAAGAAATATTCCCCACGCGGTGAGAAACACTCCTATACATAGCCAGGCTTTTGAGAGTTCAGATGCTGGATAAAATCCATATCGAATACCAAAAAAGGCGGGAAGCAGAATGGCGCTTATGATTCCTATCAACAATCCGAGAAAAAGGAGGAAATTCTTACCGATAGCAGCATAGATTACTCTGGCAATTCCATAAAATCCATGTTCAAAGCTTTCGTACATCCTGCAGCGGATGAAGTTTTTGGCGTCCAGA
This sequence is a window from Thermospira aquatica. Protein-coding genes within it:
- the fmt gene encoding methionyl-tRNA formyltransferase, producing the protein MKIVFWGSSDFSMPALKALFEKGWIVAVVTNPDKPYGRGMHEIHKTPLKIWAEEKKIPCLQPVRLRDQTFLEELANFHADLFVVVSYGRILPKEILQMPPLGAINLHASLLPRYRGASPIQAAILHGDTFTGNTIQYVSEALDCGDIILQSQVPILPNETYPTLSQKLALDGAILLTEAITQISEGKAKRIPQNEAHATYTKIIKREDGKISFFTQTAEEIFRRFRAYQPWPGIFTTYHQTKTPFPVHLTSIEPYNQEGEPGIVLQANKEGFIVACKQGAINLLSLKPAGKKEMAFLGFINGYRPQAGKAF
- the def gene encoding peptide deformylase, which translates into the protein MAKREVITYGNPILRQVAAPIKKIDARIHEIVTDMMAALAEEEGIGLAAPQIGISERVVIIDLSKSGQTTKMTLINPEIIYMSKDSVPYEEGCLSVPEVWGTVYRPSKIRVKSKNLLGKTFIIEADEILARVLQHEIDHLNGKLFIDYLSEEDRQKNAEKIEKLIEENRKKLGNVAL
- a CDS encoding DUF2817 domain-containing protein, producing MRKLWISLLLFSMIQGIVFGEVVGRSVRGREIKAFSYGKGSETILFVGGIHGDEPQGVEILNRFRKVVANNPSLVRGLKVVIVPNANPDGFRRRTRQNAHGVDINRNFPTRSYVTNYQKKAYYPGTRAGSEPETKVLMKLIQRFKPSLVVTIHAQLHCMMVEGNVWDLAKRMQYYNHYPVVSELGYETPGSFGQYCVERGIPMITLEVPRLPHDALWEQNRRALLEVLRYSPGRSEKERLALESKKKPTLLEALKRQDFYLLRDRYTNTNDWLKSDSEGNTALHLSITRGDTFLALSLIEQNIHLTTPNKRGWTPLFEASYAGQVEVVRALLRKQVSPDEKDPQGWTPLILAAQRGHREVVRILLDAGASVNAQDRYGYSALMEAVRCQHGGIVNDLLAKGADPKQTNRYGLTASRQAILARSTNAVILLGGGQ